The Mesorhizobium loti genome includes a region encoding these proteins:
- a CDS encoding DUF1868 domain-containing protein produces the protein MSVSVKPSLAAFFAGSNPKPPVHLGTRYDTSGSFLTEPGNTVVSHLVSGSPSETVVLAVREKMLAMQDADRLAFTPVSSLHMTLFQGIIEYRRRLPYWPHDVPLDTSIDAMTRLYLERLKGFQGFGPFNIKVVEVLPTGLTVAGATDDDLRIMRAWRDALAVPFGYRHPDHDAYVFHITFAYQIQRLADDRAAAWQDLFDDGLALFERQAPVIEIKAPAFCSFRDMEHFEELLVLVRP, from the coding sequence ATGTCCGTTTCTGTCAAACCGTCGCTTGCCGCATTCTTTGCCGGCTCAAATCCGAAGCCGCCGGTTCATCTCGGCACGCGCTACGACACCTCAGGGAGTTTCCTGACCGAGCCCGGCAACACGGTCGTCAGCCACCTCGTCAGCGGTTCGCCGTCGGAGACGGTGGTGCTTGCGGTGCGCGAGAAGATGCTGGCGATGCAAGACGCCGACCGGCTCGCCTTCACGCCCGTCTCCAGCCTGCACATGACGCTGTTCCAGGGCATCATCGAATATCGCCGCCGGCTTCCTTACTGGCCGCATGACGTGCCGCTCGACACCAGCATCGACGCCATGACCCGCCTCTATCTGGAACGGCTGAAGGGTTTTCAGGGCTTCGGCCCGTTCAACATCAAGGTCGTCGAAGTTCTGCCGACCGGCCTCACCGTTGCCGGCGCGACCGACGACGATTTGCGCATCATGCGCGCCTGGCGCGACGCACTGGCCGTGCCGTTCGGTTACCGGCATCCCGATCACGACGCCTACGTCTTCCACATCACCTTCGCCTACCAGATCCAGCGTCTTGCCGACGATCGGGCGGCCGCATGGCAGGACCTGTTCGATGATGGCCTGGCACTCTTCGAGCGGCAGGCGCCGGTGATCGAAATCAAGGCTCCGGCCTTCTGCAGCTTCAGGGACATGGAGCACTTCGAGGAACTGCTGGTCCTGGTCCGGCCATAA
- a CDS encoding acetyltransferase, with protein sequence MTRKLSETPLVHPTADVQNSTLGRWTEIADRSRVSESELGDYSYMMQDCAVWCATIGKFSNIAASVRINATNHPTWRPTLHHFTYRASDYWDDAEHESEFFAQRRAKRVTIGHDTWLGHGSTILPGVTVGDGAAVGAGAVVSKDVAPYTIVGGVPAKPIRERFDRHTAERYQALAWWDWDHARLRASLEDFRSLEAEAFLEKHGG encoded by the coding sequence ATGACGAGGAAATTGTCTGAGACACCGCTGGTCCACCCGACGGCGGACGTGCAGAACTCGACGCTCGGCCGCTGGACCGAGATCGCCGACCGCAGCCGGGTGTCGGAAAGCGAGCTCGGCGACTATTCCTACATGATGCAGGATTGCGCCGTCTGGTGCGCAACGATCGGCAAGTTTTCCAACATCGCCGCCAGCGTGCGCATCAACGCCACCAACCACCCGACCTGGCGGCCGACGCTGCATCACTTCACCTATCGCGCCTCCGACTACTGGGACGACGCCGAGCACGAGAGCGAATTCTTCGCCCAGCGCCGCGCCAAACGCGTCACCATCGGCCATGATACCTGGCTCGGCCATGGCTCGACCATCCTGCCCGGCGTCACTGTCGGCGATGGCGCCGCGGTCGGTGCCGGCGCAGTGGTCTCTAAAGATGTCGCCCCCTACACCATCGTCGGCGGCGTGCCGGCAAAGCCGATCCGTGAGCGCTTCGATCGCCACACCGCCGAACGCTACCAGGCGCTCGCCTGGTGGGACTGGGACCATGCCAGGCTGCGCGCTTCGCTCGAAGATTTTCGTTCGCTTGAGGCTGAGGCTTTTCTGGAAAAGCATGGCGGATAG